From the Rhodopirellula halodulae genome, one window contains:
- a CDS encoding glycosyltransferase family 4 protein: MASLLSQRGWQTRSIYGYGAFDQRIPSWRLRKLYRFACRAKRAVTTAMLPSDIPVLLQRLAIPTWGTPESILSGRNKKVVFDFDDAIFMDPYLRESRSRRAALNRIFERSAHVVAGNSWLASHVKADTPVSVIPTCIDTDRYVPIEKPSDWPLRIGWMGTATNLRFLEQLVPAITELRRKHDFEVCLCSDVQNDDLLNKLGASFQRWSPEREIEILQSFDIGLMPLSNQDWSRGKCAFKLIQYQAVGIATVSSAIGMNEEVVTDGENGFLAHNENWAEPLDQLLSDRDLRARMGTLARQTAVERYSLPVAADAYESIFESLIRQ; this comes from the coding sequence GTGGCATCCCTGCTGAGCCAGCGTGGGTGGCAGACGAGATCCATCTATGGCTATGGAGCCTTTGACCAACGCATTCCTTCTTGGCGTTTGCGGAAGCTCTATCGCTTCGCGTGTCGAGCCAAGCGTGCCGTGACAACCGCAATGCTTCCGTCTGATATTCCAGTGCTCCTGCAACGCCTGGCGATTCCGACCTGGGGCACTCCGGAATCAATTTTAAGCGGCCGCAACAAGAAAGTTGTGTTTGACTTTGACGATGCCATTTTCATGGACCCGTACTTGCGTGAAAGCCGTTCACGCCGGGCAGCACTGAACCGAATCTTTGAGCGTTCTGCTCATGTCGTGGCTGGGAACTCATGGCTCGCTAGTCATGTAAAAGCAGACACCCCTGTGTCAGTCATTCCAACATGCATTGACACGGACCGATACGTGCCGATTGAAAAACCATCGGACTGGCCGCTCCGCATTGGATGGATGGGGACAGCAACCAATCTTCGCTTCTTGGAACAACTGGTTCCTGCGATCACCGAGCTTCGAAGAAAGCATGACTTTGAAGTTTGTCTTTGTAGCGATGTCCAAAACGATGATCTGCTCAACAAGCTTGGTGCGAGCTTCCAGCGTTGGAGTCCCGAACGGGAAATTGAAATACTCCAATCGTTTGACATCGGTCTGATGCCGCTATCCAACCAAGATTGGTCGCGAGGGAAATGTGCGTTCAAGTTGATTCAATACCAGGCGGTCGGAATTGCCACGGTCAGCTCCGCAATTGGAATGAACGAGGAAGTCGTCACCGATGGCGAAAACGGCTTTTTGGCACACAATGAAAATTGGGCAGAGCCACTCGATCAACTTCTTTCTGATCGTGACTTGCGAGCGCGCATGGGAACGTTGGCTCGCCAAACGGCGGTGGAACGCTATTCACTACCGGTAGCAGCAGATGCGTATGAGTCAATTTTTGAATCGTTGATTCGCCAATGA